CCCTGCACCTCGTGGTCGTACTGGCGGACGATCCAGTGCTTGCTCGCGATCGACGGGTGTGCGAGCAGCTTCAGTAGAGCATCGCCGACGTCGGGTTCGCTGCTGGGCTTGGCCTTCGGTTCCGCTGGCGACCACACCGCCGGCAGCGTCTCGCGCGGGATGCCGCCGTGGACGAACGCCATCGGCAGGCGGCCGACCTCGTGGTTGCCATAACGCAGAACAAGTTCGGAGTCCGGCGTGCCGAAGTGGCCGAGGTTGGCTAGCTCGACGCCCTCCTCGTCGCAGATGGACTGGAGTGCCGCGATGTTCTGCTCGGGCACGGCCAGGATCATCCGCTCCTGGGCCTCGCTGATCCAGATCTCGGTGTACGTCAGGCCCGCGTACTTGAGGGGCGCGCTGGCGAGCTGCACGTCGGCGCCGAGCTTCTCGCCCATCTCGCCGATGGCGCTGCTGAAGCCACCCGCGCCGCAGTCGGTGATGGCGCTGAAGAGCGGGCGATCGCCCTCGTCGCGCGCCCGGAGGATGGCGTCGAGGACCTTCTTTTCCTCGATCGGGTTGCCGATCTGGACGGCGTGGCTGAACTCGTCGGCGTGCGTGTCGCTCAGCTCGGCGCTCGAGAACGTCGCGCCGTGGATGCCGTCGCGGCCCGTCCGCCCGCCCAGCGCGATGATGCGGTCGCCTGGTTGTGCTTCGCCGTCGATCTTGTCCCTGGGGATCAGGCCGATGCAGCCGGCGAAGACCAGCGGGTTGCCGACGTAGCGCGGATCGAAGTCGACCGCACCATTCAGCGTGGGGATGCCCATGCGGTTGCCGTAGTCTCGCACGCCCGCCACGACCTCGCGCAGCACACGCCGGGGATGGGTGCACCCGGCCGGAACATCTTGGGTGTCCGGAAGCGCGACGCAGAACACGTCGGTGTTCGCGATCGGCTTAGCGGCCAGACCGGTGCCGATGATGTCGCGGATGCAGCCGCCGATGCCCGTCGCCGCTCCGCCATAGGGCTCGAGCGCGCTGGGGTGGTTGTGGGTCTCGACCTTGATGCACACGCCGAAATCGTCGTCGAAGGCGACCACGCCCGAGTTGTCGTGGAAGATCGAGAGCGTCCAGTCGAGGCCGTCGGCGATCAGCTCGTGCGTAGCGGCGGCGACGGTGCTCTTGAGAAGATTGGCAATCGTGACCGAGCCGTCCGCGTTGGCAGTCACGCCAGGGCGAGAGACCCAGTTGATGGTGTCATCCTTTGGACCGGTGTAGTGGTAGTCGCTCTTGAGCGTCTTGTGGACGCAGTGCTCGCTCCAGGTCTGGGCGAGGGTTTCCAGCTCGATGTCGGTCGGCTCGCGGCCGAGCGACTGGTACTGCTGCTGGATGGCCCGCATCTCGCTGAGGCTCAGGAACAGGTGCCCCTCGCGGCTGAGGCGTTCGAGGCCGGCGTCGTCGAGGGTGGTGATCTCGACCGAGAGCGGCTTGAATTCGTACGGCTCACCGTGCGGCAGGGCGTCGGGGTGGAAGGCCCCCTCGTGGAGGGCCTGCACGACCGGATTGAAGAGCAGGCGGGCGGCCATGGCCTTGGCGTCCTCGGCGGCCAGGCCCTCGAGGTCGTACCGCACGCCGGTGGAGGCCTGCACCTCGACGCCCAGCAACTCACGGACGGCCTCCTCGACGGACTGGGCGGCAGGGTCCATGACGCCGGGGAGGGGGTGGACCTCGAGCGTGACGCCGGGCTGGCCGTCGCCCTCGGCCAGCGTCTCCGTCACGGGATTCACCAGCAGGGCGCGGGCGATGGCGTCGCGTTGATGCTCGGTGAGTTCGCCCTCCAAGAGGTAGACCTTGGCGGTACGGGCGTTGGTGAGGCCCAGCCCGAGGGCCTCGGCCTCTCGCACGAGGCGGCGGGCGCGGGGGTCGCCGGCATCTTCCAGCGGCCTGACTTCGAAGCGGTGCGTGGGCATGGGGGCGATGGTATGGCGGCCGAGCGCGTGGTCCGAGAAGGCCGGCCGCACTCGGCCGGGTAGCATGGCCCGATGGCAGGCGATGCGCTCCCGATGGTCGAGATGTACACCGATGGCGCATGCTCGGGCAACCCCGGGCCAGGGGGCTGGGCGTACATCCTGAGGCATCCATCGTCGGGGTCCGAGAAGACCGGCAGCGGCGGCGAGAAGGCAACCACCAACAACCGCATGGAACTCATGGCCGTGATCCGAGGGCTCGGGGCGCTGGCCAAGCCCAGCCGCGTCGAGCTGTACTCGGACTCGCAGTACGTGCTCAAGGGCCTGAAGGAGTGGATGGCCTCGTGGAAGAAGCGGGGCTGGAAGACGGCCAGCAAGCAGCCGGTGAAGAACCAGGACCTGTGGATGCAGCTCGACGAGCTGGTGCAGAAGCACACGCTGAGCTTCCACTGGGTGCGGGGGCACAACGACCACCCCGAGAACGAGCGTGCCGATGCGCTGGCGGTGGCGGCCCGGGACGAGGCGGCCCGCGGCTAGGGCGATAATCGCTTACCAATGACACTTTTGGGACGTTGGTTTCGAGCGACGCCGTTACAACCGGCTGTTCTTGCCACGTCCGCCGGCGTGCGCGCGAGAGTGGTGGTCCGATCCCGACGATGGTGAGCGTTGAGGCCGGCGACGTTCGTTCGGCCACCGGACGCCCGCTGAGGGGGATTTGCGCGTGAACCTGCACGACGTACTCAAGGTGGCCCACAAGGCCAACGCATCGGATATCCACCTCGTGTCGGGGCAGCCGCCCGTGATGCGCGTCAACCAGGTGATGACGCCGATGGACTTCCCGGTGATCTCGCCGGCGTCCGGGCGCGCCATCCTGGAGGAGATGGCGCCACCAGAGGCCGTTCAGACGTTCGATCGCCAGAAGGACTCGGACTTCTCGTACGAGATCGAGGGGCTCAGCCGCTACCGCGTGAACGCACACTTGCAGCGCGGCCAGGTCGGCCTGTGCCTTCGTGCCATCAAGACCAAGGTACCCCCGCTGAGCGCGCTGACGCTTCCGGAGGTCATCGCTCGCCTGACGTACCTGCCACGCGGCCTCGTACTCGTGACGGGCGACACGGGCTCGGGCAAGTCGACGACCCTCGCCGCCATGATCCAGGCGATGAACGAGCGGTACCGCAAGCACATCATCACGCTCGAAGACCCGGTGGAGTACACCTTCGAGAGCGACCACTGCCTGATCGAGCAGCGTGAGCTGGGCCAGGACATGCCCACCTTCGCGAGCGGCCTGAAGCACGCCCTGCGTCAGGACCCCGACATCGTGCTCGTGGGCGAGATGCGTGACCTTGAGACGACGGCCCTGGCCATCAGCGCCGCCGAGACGGGCCACCTCGTGCTCAGCACGCTGCACACCGTGAACGCGAGCCAGACGGTCGAGCGCATCATCGATATGTATCCGGCCGGCCAGCAGAACCAGATCCGATCGATGCTGGCCAACACGCTGCAGGCGGTGGTCAGCCAGACGCTGTTCAGTCGCATCGACGAGCCGGGCATGGTACCGGCGGTCGAGACGCTGCTGTGCACGCCGGCGGTTCGCAACCTGATCCGCGAGAACCGGACGTTCGAGATCCCCAACGTGATCGAGACGAACCGGTCGATCGGCATGAGCAGCCTGGACGCGTCCATCGCCGAGCTGTACTTCAACGGGATGATCTCGAAGGAAGACGCGGTGGCCCAGGCCGCCTTCCCGGACAAGCTGGAGCGTCAGCTCGTTGCCTGAGTGGTGTAGGACCAGATGGGGCCGTCGGCCCCGAGGGGTGTGAGTCGAGATGCCGAACTATCGCTACCAGGTGCGGGGCCAGGGAGGCCAGATCCAGGTCGGTGTGCTGTCGGCCGACAGCGTGCAGACCGCGGCCACGGTGCTGCGCAATCAGGGCCTGCACATCCTGGCGGTCAACCCGGTCGGCGGCGGCATCCAGCGGCAGGCCATCCTGGAGAAGCTGGCCGACCTTAACGCCGGCAAGCCGAATCAGAAGCACGTGCTCGAGTTCACGACGCAGCTGGCGGTGATGATCCGCGCCGGCATCAACCTGCGGGCGAGCCTCGAGGGCATCGCCGACCAGACGTCGCACCGCGGCTTCCGCAAGGTCATCGAGCAGCTCAAGACCGACGTGGAGAGCGGCAAGAGCTTCTCGGAGGCGCTCGCGCGCCATCCCAAGCTTTTCGGACCCTTGTACGTCAACATGGTTCGCGCATCGGAGATGGCCGGTTCGTTCAGCCAGATGCTCGACCGCATCGCGGGCTACATCGCCCAGCAGATCGAGACGCGCAAGATGGTCGTGGGCGCGTCGATCTATCCCGGCATCATCGGAACCATGGCCGTCGCCGTGACGGTGTTCCTGCTCACCTTCGTGCTGCCGAAGTTCAAGGCGGTGTTCGAGGGCAAGGAGGATGCGCTGCCGGCCTCGACCAAGTTCCTGATGGGGCTCAGCGAGTTCTTGCAGACGCAGTGGCCCTACATCGTTGCGGGCGTGTTCGGCCTGGGCATGGCGGGCTTCCTGGCGCTCAAGACCGAGCCCGGCGGGCTGCTGGCCGATCGCCTGAAGCTGACGCTGCCGGTGTTCAAGAACATGTTCCGCTCGCTGTACATCAGCCGGAGCCTGCACACCAAGGGCCAGCTCATCAACGCTGGCGTGCCCATGCTCGACACGCTCGCCATCACCGGTGACATCTCGGGCAACCGCCTGTACAAGGCCATGTGGCGCAACGTCTACATGTCGGTGAAGCAGGGCAAGAAGATCGCGCTCCCGCTGAGCAAGACGACGCTGCTGCCGCGGGCCGTCGTTCAGATGATCTCGGCGGGTGAGGAGTCCGGTAAGCTCGGCGAGGTGCTCGACGAGGTTTCGGTGTATTACGCCAAGCAGCTGAAGGACCAGATCAAGGCGGTCACGAGCCTGATCGAGCCGGTGATGATCATCGTTATGGGCGGCATTGTCGGCTTCATCGCCATGGCCATCATCCTGCCGATCTTCCGGATGAGCCAGATCGTGAACTGATCCGGCGTTCGGAATGGAGAGTGAAGCTTGGTGGGGCCTGCGGGCCCTGCCGGTGCATTGGAGGTGTTCCTTGGGTCGTTGCCTTCGCCAACGTGCTGGACGGGTTCTCGGCCGACGCGCTCGCGGCTTTACGCTGATCGAGACGGCGCTCGCGACGGTGATCATCGGTGTTGGCGTTGTCGCCATCGTCGAGGCGCATCAGGCGTTCATGCGCAGCAATCAGTGGTCGACGCACGCGGCGACCGCGACGTTCCTGGGCGGAGAGCTCCGCGAGTTGACCGTGCCGCTGCGGCGTCACGATCCGGTGACCGGCCTTCGCATCGCTGGTGGCGACGTAGAGGGCTGGGGCCCCGAGGACGGCGAGGTGCTCGTCGAGGACTTCGACGACCTCGACGACTTCGACGGTTTGAGCTTTGCGTTCAATGGCACGCCGGGATTCCTCGACGACGATGACCTGCCCGGACCGCTCGATGCATTCGGGCTCGTGATTCCCGAGATCTTCGAAGATGGTTCGGTCATGCTCGACCCGGACGGCAATCCGGTGCCTATGCAGGGCTGGACGCAGACGGTGCGGGTCGTGAAGGTGCACCCGACGGATCCGACGCGGGAGTTGGACGTGGACTACTTCGAGCCGCCAGTGGGCGCCTCGGAGGGGATCGCGATCGACGAATTCCCGTTGAAGGTCGAAGTGACGGTGACCTACGAGGGTCCGTTCGTGACGGCGCCCACGGAAGTCACGCGTGTCACGTGGATCGTCCCTCGATAGCGGGACGACGGAAGGACTGTGATGATGAAGGCACCCCGAACGCTCGCTCGCCGAGGACGCCGACGCATCGGCCCGCGCCGCCGCGGCGTGGTTTCGGTGCTCTCGATGATGTTCCTGATCTTGTTTGGCTCGCTGGCCGCGGCCATGGCCGTGGTGAGCCAGGGCAACCTGCGGACGGCCGCCGCGCACCTGCACGTCAGCCGGGCGATGAGTTCGGCCGAGACGGGGCTGGCGATCGCCGAGGAGCGGCTGGATCTCGCCGCGACTCGATTCATCATCGATCGGGGCCAGATCGACGCCGACCTGGGCGAAGACTTGTGGCTGGGCACCATCCCCGCGGACGTCGACACGGTCGTGCGGACGCTGCCCAGCGGCGACGTGCCTACGGGCGTCGCGAACGCTCTGGCCATCATCCATGACGAGGACCTGAACACGATCGACATCGACGGCATCTCTGACCCCACGCTGGGGGCCGCGCCGGTCGACGTCGACCTGACGCTCTATGCCGAGGAGAACTGGCTGTTCACGCCTGCCGTCGGGCTGATCGAGCAGGATCCCGATCTCGATCCGCGGGGCCAGGCCTATCAGATTACGTATGCGCCGCTCGCCAACGGCGTCGACGTTCGCATCATCGTCACCGGTTACGACTTCGATCACCAGCGGGGCGGCGTACCGCTGACGCGGACCATCAGCCGCGACTACCGGATGCTCAAGCGCGTCGAGCACTCGGTCATCTCGCCCAACAGGATCATGATCGGCAAGAACGTCATGGTCGACGGTGATCTCGGATCGACGTTCACCGATCTGACGTTCACGCACGGCGACCCGATGCTGCTACGGTCGGACTTCCGGCACTTGGACGAGGACCTGGACGCCAGGCTGGACGCCCTCAACAACAACATCGCGGACTTCGACATCGACAACGACAACCGCCTTCGCGCGGGCCACCCCGACGAAGGACTGGGTTCGGGGCTGGACATCGACGGCGACGGTACCCCCGACGAGACGGCGCTCGACGTCAACGGCGACGGCTACATCGACGAGTTCGATCTCTTCCTGGCGTTCTACGACACGAACGACGATGGACGCGTCGCGCTTTCTGATGACCTGCGGGCAGGCACGCCCGGCGAGTTTGCGACCGCAGAGTTCGTTGACGGCTCCGGCCGCGGCGTGGACGACGCACTCGCGTTGCTCATCGACAGCGCCAAGCCCGACCGCAATCGCAACGGCGTATCGGGTTTCGTCGACGTCAACGGCGATGGCGTGTGGCAGCCCGGGGATGAGCCGCTGCGAGACGTGGATCCCTATTCGAGCCTGTTCGCTGACCAAGTGCTGGGCTACCGGGATGGATTCATCGATGCCCGGGACCTGTACCGCAAGGTCGACGGCACCCTGAGCTTCCGCGCGACGCGGGGCGCGTGGGAGAGCCTGCAGGGACCGGTCGTGGAACGGCTCCGCGGCCCGATCGATCCGGACGATGATCCGGCGATGACGTTCGACGCATCCGAGGACGACCTGCCCGAGCTGACGACGGATCGCTTCACCAAGGCCAAAGACCAGATCGCGGCCGGCGCCGACGATGGAGAGCCGTTCTGGACGCAGGTTGCGCAGAACCTCGGCCTGGGTGGCCCGGGCGACCTGGTCGGCTACGAAGAGCCGGCGTCCGACCCCGAGGCACCGCAGTACTTCCGCGTGGATCCCGATGCGGACGGCGACGGTCGCCCCGACAACTGGGACACGGCGTACTTCGAGAAGTCGCCCTTCAACAGCCCGAACTTCACGGACTGGTACTACCGACCCGTGTTCGTGAACATGACGTTCAAGGACGCCGTTCTCGAGCAGGGTCTCAATGCGCTGTTCATCAACTGCACGTTCGTGGGCATCACGTACGTCCGTACTGAGTCCAACAACGAGCACCTGAACTGGGCCCTGTACGGCAAGATGAGCTTCGACTCGGACCTGGGTCGTCCGCAGCCCGACGCCCCGAGGATCGAGATTACGACGGTGGCGGAGCTGCCCGATGACATCCTGCCCGCGACGGCGTTGCCGCCCGAGCAGGGGTTCTTCATTCCGATGGATCCGTTCACGCAGGCACTCGACAAGGCGGACTTCCGCAAGACGGCGCGTCCGGTGAACTTCGATGATCTGCTGGATCCGATCGTCATCGATGGCCGCCGCGTCACCGACACCAAGATGGTGTCGAACAACATCCGATTCCACGACTGCATGTTCATCGGATCGATCGTGAGCGATACGCCGCTGCAGTACACGCCGACGCGCAACAAGCTGCAGTACACGGGCGCCACGCGGTTCTTGCGTGAGCATCCCGACCCCGACAAGCAGTCGGACGAGCGGTATCGCCCTGACAGCGATGACGAGGAACTCATCGATCTGTCGAGCATGATGCTGCCCGGCTATTCGGTCGACCTTGGCACCTTCAACAGCCCGCCCACGCAGGACGTCCAGCTCGGCGGCGTGGTCGTGGCCGGCGTCATGGATATCCGTGGCAACGCGGCCATCGACGGCGCCCTGTTGATGACCTTCAAGCCCATGCCCGGCGAGCCACCGCTGGTCGACCAGTTCGGCGTGCCCGTGGGCAACCCCGCGATGTTCAACACTACCTTGGGCTACTTCGGGCCCGAGGACGGCGACGAGGAATCGCTCGACCCGACCACGCTGCCCGAGATGATGGCCGAGGACCCGATCACCGGCGAGATGCGCATGCAGAAGATCGTCGGCTACGACACCGACGGCGACGGGCTGGCCGACATCGCTCACGATGACCCGGACATCCCGGCCGAAGCCGTTCCCGTTCCGTTCTACGGCTATGGCCGGGTGAACCTGCGATTCAACCCCGACATGGTGCTGCCCGATGGCATCATGCTGCCGATGCAGGTACGTGTCATGCCCGGCTCGTACCAGGAGGGTCGACCGTGAAGACGTTGAAGAGCAAGACAAGCCAATTGCTGGCCGCGAGCGGCCGGGGCTTCAGCCTGATCGAGATGATGGTGGCGCTGGGCATCAGTGCAGCGCTGCTGACCGCCTCGCTGGCGGCGCTCGATACCAGCTTCAAGAGCTACCAGCAGACGAGCGAGACGGCCTCGACGCACGTCGTCACGCGCATCGTGACGCACCGAATCCTGACCATGATCCGCACGGGCAGCGAGTTCGCGCCCTATCCCATCGACGTGCTCGACCAGACGCAGAACCCGATGTTCACCAACGCCATCGAGTTCGTGTCGGACGAGGACGAGGCACTGAACTTCCGCGAGGTCACACGCATCTTCGCCGAGGTCGACCCCGAAGCCACCGACGGCTCGCAGCGGCTGATGCTGACCATCGACGAGTTCACCGACGGCGTGCTGACCGGCAGCGAGACCCGGCCGCTCCTGCGCGGCGTGCAGGATGCGACCTTTACGCTGGAGTACGACGTTGGCCCCCAGCTCACCCGCGCAACCATCGACATCACCGTCGAGGCCAGCGACATCGGCGACGCCGGGCTCAACGCCAACTGGGATACCCCAACGCTTCGCCTCGTCGCGAGCGCCTCGCCCAGGCGCTTGCGGGACTAGCGGCGGCTACGCGCAGCCGTCTTGGAACTCGTTCTGGAATGCGAGGAAGTCGAAGATCGTGAAGTCTCCGTCGCCGTCGAAATCGGCGAGGGGGCTTCGCGCATCGAATGCGTTCTGGAACGCGAGAAAATCGAACACGGTGAGCTCGCCATCACCATCCAGATCGGCCCGGCACGGGCTGGGCAGGCAGCCCCAGCGGGCCAGGTTCATGGAGTGGCCGGGCGAGCCGACGGACATGCTGCCGCCCACGTAGAGCGCCTTGCCGCGGCCATCATCGAACTCGGCAGCGGCAAACACCGTCCCCGACACCAACTCTCCCACCGCGGACCACTCGCTGCCGTCCCAGCGGGCGAAGCCGCGGATCGGCGTACCGCCCATGCGATAAAGGCTTCCACCGACGAACAGACCCGGCCCACGACCATCGTCGTGGGAGATCATCGCGCGAATCAAGCCGCTGTTGTCCTCTCCGACCGTGCTCCAGGCGGTGCCGTCCCACCGGGCGACGGCCTCAGCGCTGGTGGGGCCGGCCCAATCGAAGGATCCGCCAACGTACAAATCCGGTCCGTCTCCGTCGTCGTGCACGGCCATGGCCTCGACGAAACCGCCCACGCCGGTGTCCAGAGCAGACCAGACTCCGGCGTGCCAGCGGGCGATGCCCTTGGAATCGACGCCGCCGGCACGCGTGAAACTACCGCCGACGTAGAGCCCCTCGGCCGTACCGTCGTCGTACGTGCCGATCGCGAGGCCCGCCGAAGTGAGGCTCTCGCCTAAGGCGTCCCACGAGCGACCGCTCCAACGCGCGACGCCGTGTGCGAAGCGCCCGTCGATCCACCGGAAGTTCCCCGCTGCGCACAATCGGGGCGGGTACAAGGGCTCGGCGTAGGCCGCCAGCGCTTGCACCCCGCCACCGAAGAACGGGCCGAGTTGTGTCCACTCCTCGCCGTCCCATCGCGACACGAAACCATTGGTGCCGACCGCCCCGCCCGCATAGAGCATGGTGCCGTTGCCATCGTCGAACGCGACGAGGGCTGAAACCACGCCGGGGAGGCCCGACCCGACGGGCGACCAGGACTCCCCATCCCACCGAGCGATGCCCTCTACCGGCAGGCTTCCCACATGGTCAAAGTTGCCGCCCACGTACAGAGCGCTGCCGCTGCCGTCGTCGTGGACGGCCAGCGCCATGACGTCGCCATCAGGCCCGTGCCCGAGCCCGAAGAGTGACTCGTCCCACTGCGGCGCACACCCCTGGCCCCGGGCGTCGGCGGCCAATAACAGCCACGCGGCCAGAATGGTCATCAACAGACACGACTTCGCCAGCGTTGTCACGACTCTCTCCACTCGGTTGACCAGGTCCGGATAGGTCGCCCTACGCACAGCCTATGGGCCCGAGGTCACCAGGGTAACGCGTGCCCGGTCGGCTCTCATCCCCGAGCAACGCCCTCCTATCCTCAACCCATGGCCTACACCGCGCTCGCCCGCCGTTATCGCAGCACCGATTTCGACTCCGTCGTGGGGCAAGAGGCCGTCGCGCGGACGCTGGCCAAGGCCATCGAGCAGGGGCGGGTCGCCCATGCCTACCTCTTCTGCGGCACGCGGGGGGTGGGCAAGACCTCGATGGCCCGGATCTTCGCCAAGGCCTTGGCCGGTGGCGGGACCGAGGTCGACAAGGCCATCATGGAAGGCCGCGACAGCGACGTCATCGAGATCGACGCGGCCAGCAACCGCGGCGTGGACAACGCCCGCGAGCTGATCGCCAACGCGGGGTACATGCCCCTACGCGGCAAGCTGAAGGTCTACATTATCGACGAGGTCCACATGCTGACCAAGGAGGCGTTCAACACCCTCCTGAAGACGATGGAAGAGCCGCCCGACCACGTCAAGTTCATCCTGTGCACGACCGAGGCCAACAAGGTCCCCCCCACCATCCAGAGCCGGTGCCAGCGGTTCGACTTTCGGATGATCCCAGCGTCCCGCATCGCCGAGCACCTGCGCGAGGTGAGCGAGAAAGAAGGCGTCAAGGCCGACGACGACCTGCTGGCCGCCGTCGCAAGGCTCGGCGCGGGCTCGATGCGCGATGCACTGAGCCTCCTGGATCGCCTGATGGCCGCCGGCGACGAACGGCTGACGCTCGCCCGCCTCGAAGAGCTTCTGGGCCTGCCCGATCGCGAGCTCATCGGCAGCCTCGTCGACGCGATCTCGGGCGGCGACGCCGCTGCGGCCATCCGCGCGGGCGACTCGCTGCTGAACCTGGGCATCAGTCCGGAGCTCGCGCTCGAGACGCTCGCAAACCGACTGCGCGACCTGATGGTGCTCGGCGTGTGCGGTCCCGAGACACCGCTCGTCGAACTCTCCGACGCCGCGCGACAGGCCGAGAACGAGCGAGCGCAACGCTTCGACGCGCCGGCATTGAGCCACATGATCGCGCTGTGCGAGACCGCACAGCGGGTCTGCCGAGAGAGCCCGGCGCCCCGCGCCATGTTCGATGCGGCACTCGTTCGTCTGGCGATGGCCGAGCGATTCGCAGACCTGACGGCGCTCGCCGGCGGCGCCCGAACGGGTCGGACGGCGGAGATGGCCTCGGGAAAAG
This Phycisphaerales bacterium DNA region includes the following protein-coding sequences:
- the rnhA gene encoding ribonuclease HI — protein: MAGDALPMVEMYTDGACSGNPGPGGWAYILRHPSSGSEKTGSGGEKATTNNRMELMAVIRGLGALAKPSRVELYSDSQYVLKGLKEWMASWKKRGWKTASKQPVKNQDLWMQLDELVQKHTLSFHWVRGHNDHPENERADALAVAARDEAARG
- a CDS encoding phosphoribosylformylglycinamidine synthase subunit PurS, which encodes MPTHRFEVRPLEDAGDPRARRLVREAEALGLGLTNARTAKVYLLEGELTEHQRDAIARALLVNPVTETLAEGDGQPGVTLEVHPLPGVMDPAAQSVEEAVRELLGVEVQASTGVRYDLEGLAAEDAKAMAARLLFNPVVQALHEGAFHPDALPHGEPYEFKPLSVEITTLDDAGLERLSREGHLFLSLSEMRAIQQQYQSLGREPTDIELETLAQTWSEHCVHKTLKSDYHYTGPKDDTINWVSRPGVTANADGSVTIANLLKSTVAAATHELIADGLDWTLSIFHDNSGVVAFDDDFGVCIKVETHNHPSALEPYGGAATGIGGCIRDIIGTGLAAKPIANTDVFCVALPDTQDVPAGCTHPRRVLREVVAGVRDYGNRMGIPTLNGAVDFDPRYVGNPLVFAGCIGLIPRDKIDGEAQPGDRIIALGGRTGRDGIHGATFSSAELSDTHADEFSHAVQIGNPIEEKKVLDAILRARDEGDRPLFSAITDCGAGGFSSAIGEMGEKLGADVQLASAPLKYAGLTYTEIWISEAQERMILAVPEQNIAALQSICDEEGVELANLGHFGTPDSELVLRYGNHEVGRLPMAFVHGGIPRETLPAVWSPAEPKAKPSSEPDVGDALLKLLAHPSIASKHWIVRQYDHEVQGNTVLKPLVGPPADDGASRGPGDASVIEPVPGTGRGVAIGCGLQTRVGDPDIGGDPYLMALAAIDECVRNLVCVGADPSRIAILDNFCWPGVKDAESLGHLVRAAIGCYDGAKAYRTPFVSGKDSLNNQFRADDGTTIRIPPTLLITGLGIVHDIDKCVTSDAKQAGNAIVLVDGSADWQRLAHGPKAAAGVAKAIEQGLVLSAHDVSDGGVLVALAEMLIAGSTPAAPIGANVDGLGDVDPFEELPGRYLLEVAAEDVDHVASMFEGVRCTRLATLDASGALRLDDASVDVEEMARTWRSPLDW
- a CDS encoding prepilin-type N-terminal cleavage/methylation domain-containing protein — translated: MKTLKSKTSQLLAASGRGFSLIEMMVALGISAALLTASLAALDTSFKSYQQTSETASTHVVTRIVTHRILTMIRTGSEFAPYPIDVLDQTQNPMFTNAIEFVSDEDEALNFREVTRIFAEVDPEATDGSQRLMLTIDEFTDGVLTGSETRPLLRGVQDATFTLEYDVGPQLTRATIDITVEASDIGDAGLNANWDTPTLRLVASASPRRLRD
- a CDS encoding PilT/PilU family type 4a pilus ATPase, producing the protein MNLHDVLKVAHKANASDIHLVSGQPPVMRVNQVMTPMDFPVISPASGRAILEEMAPPEAVQTFDRQKDSDFSYEIEGLSRYRVNAHLQRGQVGLCLRAIKTKVPPLSALTLPEVIARLTYLPRGLVLVTGDTGSGKSTTLAAMIQAMNERYRKHIITLEDPVEYTFESDHCLIEQRELGQDMPTFASGLKHALRQDPDIVLVGEMRDLETTALAISAAETGHLVLSTLHTVNASQTVERIIDMYPAGQQNQIRSMLANTLQAVVSQTLFSRIDEPGMVPAVETLLCTPAVRNLIRENRTFEIPNVIETNRSIGMSSLDASIAELYFNGMISKEDAVAQAAFPDKLERQLVA
- the dnaX gene encoding DNA polymerase III subunit gamma/tau yields the protein MAYTALARRYRSTDFDSVVGQEAVARTLAKAIEQGRVAHAYLFCGTRGVGKTSMARIFAKALAGGGTEVDKAIMEGRDSDVIEIDAASNRGVDNARELIANAGYMPLRGKLKVYIIDEVHMLTKEAFNTLLKTMEEPPDHVKFILCTTEANKVPPTIQSRCQRFDFRMIPASRIAEHLREVSEKEGVKADDDLLAAVARLGAGSMRDALSLLDRLMAAGDERLTLARLEELLGLPDRELIGSLVDAISGGDAAAAIRAGDSLLNLGISPELALETLANRLRDLMVLGVCGPETPLVELSDAARQAENERAQRFDAPALSHMIALCETAQRVCRESPAPRAMFDAALVRLAMAERFADLTALAGGARTGRTAEMASGKA
- a CDS encoding GC-type dockerin domain-anchored protein; this translates as MTILAAWLLLAADARGQGCAPQWDESLFGLGHGPDGDVMALAVHDDGSGSALYVGGNFDHVGSLPVEGIARWDGESWSPVGSGLPGVVSALVAFDDGNGTMLYAGGAVGTNGFVSRWDGEEWTQLGPFFGGGVQALAAYAEPLYPPRLCAAGNFRWIDGRFAHGVARWSGRSWDALGESLTSAGLAIGTYDDGTAEGLYVGGSFTRAGGVDSKGIARWHAGVWSALDTGVGGFVEAMAVHDDGDGPDLYVGGSFDWAGPTSAEAVARWDGTAWSTVGEDNSGLIRAMISHDDGRGPGLFVGGSLYRMGGTPIRGFARWDGSEWSAVGELVSGTVFAAAEFDDGRGKALYVGGSMSVGSPGHSMNLARWGCLPSPCRADLDGDGELTVFDFLAFQNAFDARSPLADFDGDGDFTIFDFLAFQNEFQDGCA
- a CDS encoding prepilin-type N-terminal cleavage/methylation domain-containing protein, which encodes MGRCLRQRAGRVLGRRARGFTLIETALATVIIGVGVVAIVEAHQAFMRSNQWSTHAATATFLGGELRELTVPLRRHDPVTGLRIAGGDVEGWGPEDGEVLVEDFDDLDDFDGLSFAFNGTPGFLDDDDLPGPLDAFGLVIPEIFEDGSVMLDPDGNPVPMQGWTQTVRVVKVHPTDPTRELDVDYFEPPVGASEGIAIDEFPLKVEVTVTYEGPFVTAPTEVTRVTWIVPR
- a CDS encoding type II secretion system F family protein; translation: MPNYRYQVRGQGGQIQVGVLSADSVQTAATVLRNQGLHILAVNPVGGGIQRQAILEKLADLNAGKPNQKHVLEFTTQLAVMIRAGINLRASLEGIADQTSHRGFRKVIEQLKTDVESGKSFSEALARHPKLFGPLYVNMVRASEMAGSFSQMLDRIAGYIAQQIETRKMVVGASIYPGIIGTMAVAVTVFLLTFVLPKFKAVFEGKEDALPASTKFLMGLSEFLQTQWPYIVAGVFGLGMAGFLALKTEPGGLLADRLKLTLPVFKNMFRSLYISRSLHTKGQLINAGVPMLDTLAITGDISGNRLYKAMWRNVYMSVKQGKKIALPLSKTTLLPRAVVQMISAGEESGKLGEVLDEVSVYYAKQLKDQIKAVTSLIEPVMIIVMGGIVGFIAMAIILPIFRMSQIVN